One window of the Archangium primigenium genome contains the following:
- a CDS encoding SanA/YdcF family protein, translating to MGLGAGLGILAVGSLSLYVEHRYADRILPRAEVPRAPVALVYGAGLARGGKPSPVLAQRLDAALALYRAGTVGTLLLSGDNSDRFHDETRAMVRYVRERGVPAEAIQEDTAGLSTYDSSVRAHGVFGVRQAVLVTQRFHLTRALYIANSVGIDAWGVAADEGKPSTRRYALRETLSRVLALVMVWLEAEPRYPADVTPPR from the coding sequence ATGGGGCTGGGCGCGGGCCTGGGCATCCTGGCCGTGGGAAGCCTGTCCCTGTACGTCGAGCACCGCTACGCGGATCGCATCCTGCCGCGCGCCGAGGTGCCCCGGGCGCCGGTGGCGCTCGTGTACGGCGCGGGGCTGGCCCGGGGAGGCAAACCCTCGCCGGTGCTCGCCCAGCGGCTGGACGCCGCCCTGGCCCTGTACCGCGCGGGCACCGTGGGCACGCTGCTGCTCAGCGGCGACAACTCGGACCGCTTCCACGACGAGACGCGCGCCATGGTGCGCTACGTGCGCGAGCGGGGCGTGCCCGCCGAGGCCATCCAGGAGGACACCGCGGGCCTGTCCACCTACGACAGCTCCGTGCGGGCCCATGGGGTCTTCGGCGTGCGCCAGGCCGTGCTCGTCACCCAGCGCTTCCACCTGACGCGCGCGCTCTACATCGCCAACTCCGTGGGCATCGACGCCTGGGGCGTGGCCGCCGACGAGGGCAAGCCCTCCACGCGCCGCTACGCCCTGCGCGAGACGCTCTCCCGCGTGCTCGCCCTCGTCATGGTGTGGCTGGAGGCCGAGCCGCGTTACCCCGCGGACGTGACCCCGCCGCGCTGA
- the atpG gene encoding ATP synthase F1 subunit gamma, which translates to MASLRDIRKRIRSVKNTRQITKAMKMVAAAKLRKAQEAITAARPYAQILDQIISDLVVRSQGEELAHPLLSSRPVRKAEVVLLTSDRGLAGGFNSNVIRRATRFLYENNGVQVEFSTVGRKGNDFFRQRGQSMRKDFGHLSQKPDYTQASAVAEELSARFLKGDVDAVYVIYNEFLSAINQKVTVAQLLPLQTLSVSAPTAAQVGQVAPQAQPTADLVDFKYEPGRQEVLDRLVPQAVSIKLYRALLESVASEHGARMSAMENATSNATDMISSLTLTYNRTRQAVITNELMEIVSGAEALK; encoded by the coding sequence ATGGCGTCTCTTCGCGACATCCGCAAGCGCATCCGCTCGGTGAAGAACACGCGGCAGATCACCAAGGCCATGAAGATGGTGGCCGCCGCCAAGCTGCGCAAGGCCCAGGAAGCGATCACCGCCGCGCGGCCCTACGCGCAGATCCTCGATCAGATCATCTCCGACCTCGTGGTGCGCTCGCAGGGCGAGGAGCTGGCCCATCCGCTCCTCAGCTCGCGCCCGGTGCGCAAGGCCGAGGTGGTGCTGCTGACGTCGGACCGCGGCCTGGCCGGTGGTTTCAACTCCAACGTGATCCGGCGCGCCACCCGCTTCCTCTACGAGAACAACGGCGTGCAGGTGGAGTTCTCCACCGTGGGCCGCAAGGGCAACGACTTCTTCCGCCAGCGCGGGCAGTCGATGCGCAAGGACTTCGGGCACCTGTCCCAGAAGCCCGACTACACCCAGGCCTCCGCCGTGGCCGAGGAGCTGAGCGCGCGCTTCCTCAAGGGCGACGTGGACGCGGTCTACGTCATCTACAACGAGTTCCTCTCGGCCATTAACCAGAAGGTGACCGTGGCCCAGCTGCTGCCCCTGCAGACGCTGTCGGTCAGCGCGCCCACGGCCGCCCAGGTGGGTCAGGTCGCCCCCCAGGCGCAGCCCACGGCGGACCTGGTGGACTTCAAGTACGAGCCGGGCCGCCAGGAAGTGCTGGACCGGCTGGTGCCCCAGGCCGTGTCCATCAAGCTCTACCGCGCGCTGCTGGAGAGCGTGGCGAGCGAGCACGGCGCGCGCATGTCCGCCATGGAGAACGCGACGAGCAATGCCACGGACATGATCTCCAGCCTGACGCTCACCTACAACCGCACCCGCCAGGCGGTCATCACCAACGAGCTCATGGAGATTGTCTCCGGCGCCGAGGCGTTGAAGTAG